Proteins encoded by one window of Phycisphaeraceae bacterium:
- a CDS encoding co-chaperone GroES, translated as MAVKPLEDRVLVKPIEPETKTASGLYLPEGAKEKPIQGEVIATGPGKLLENGKRAELSVRKGDRVVYGKYAGTEVEIKGTKHLILRETELLGVIE; from the coding sequence ATGGCAGTCAAACCACTTGAAGATCGTGTCCTTGTCAAGCCCATCGAACCCGAAACGAAGACAGCCAGCGGGCTTTATCTTCCCGAAGGCGCGAAGGAAAAGCCGATTCAGGGCGAAGTCATCGCGACCGGACCTGGCAAACTCCTCGAGAACGGCAAGCGGGCCGAGTTGAGCGTGCGCAAGGGTGACCGCGTCGTCTATGGCAAATACGCTGGGACTGAAGTCGAAATCAAGGGTACCAAGCACCTCATTCTGCGTGAGACGGAACTGCTCGGCGTTATCGAGTAA
- a CDS encoding EAL domain-containing protein has protein sequence MNTQEPISPRSEINAKLARTIDQRLVRTMFQPIVNMRSGQVGGYEVLTRPLPESGFANAEEMFSAAEMNPLNWDLECLSRQLAIEAASHWKPGTLLFMNCSPEVISNRLFTRQLTKELQSQQSLGPTRIVIEVTERCKDHEFDGLVGSIETLRGSGFHIAIDDVGAGTSGLNRIMSLRPGWLKLDRELIDHLDEDKVRQHLIRFLVHFGKLSSIKIIGEGIERIEELNTLIDLGVDYAQGYLLARPGEKDQDISEDLRAHIRYRAAMVSPRQVQNPDRATARTLKRSAPMVDASTRVSAVASSMLQNLRQPGIIITDGPRFAGWCDRDAILRAASDGRASLPISFLIGSSRTTVDATMGLVEALEHASARDDHSLASPLVVADGEDLIGIVTMGDLLQAAAGACRSIQFRHAPLTGLPGRVRTDQHLRDLLESPEPGLEHDVTFVDLRKFSKFNQTYGYELGDQVIQQLVLEIRTTLLESAADAFVGHLGDDQFLVSAPSNRMRHRIEEFIQQFERIVPHPLQSEPSDRTPSHETPGVRLILIESAVPYCKDVSELYRARTELRAQLYAGGGTSCGRSSQYIRANAAAHMKVLRSLKASA, from the coding sequence ATGAACACGCAAGAACCAATTTCTCCGCGGTCCGAAATCAACGCCAAACTTGCGCGCACAATCGATCAGCGACTGGTCCGGACCATGTTCCAGCCAATCGTGAATATGCGCTCAGGGCAGGTCGGTGGATACGAAGTTCTGACGAGACCATTGCCTGAGTCGGGCTTTGCCAATGCAGAAGAGATGTTCTCCGCTGCCGAGATGAACCCCTTGAACTGGGATCTGGAGTGCCTCTCGCGCCAACTCGCAATCGAGGCTGCGAGCCACTGGAAGCCCGGCACTCTTTTGTTCATGAACTGCTCTCCAGAGGTGATCTCCAATCGCCTCTTCACGCGGCAGTTGACCAAAGAACTGCAATCCCAGCAGAGCCTCGGTCCCACAAGGATTGTGATTGAAGTCACAGAGCGCTGCAAGGACCATGAGTTCGACGGGCTCGTCGGTTCGATCGAGACACTTCGCGGGTCGGGATTCCATATCGCCATCGACGATGTCGGCGCGGGCACCAGTGGTCTGAACCGCATCATGAGCCTCAGACCTGGCTGGCTCAAACTCGATCGCGAACTGATCGATCACCTGGACGAAGATAAAGTGCGGCAGCATCTGATCCGCTTCCTCGTGCATTTCGGCAAGCTCAGTTCGATCAAGATCATCGGAGAGGGCATCGAACGCATCGAAGAGCTCAACACCCTGATTGATCTCGGCGTCGACTACGCCCAGGGCTACCTGCTCGCACGCCCGGGAGAGAAGGATCAGGATATCTCCGAGGATCTGCGGGCACACATTCGCTACCGGGCCGCCATGGTCTCTCCGCGACAAGTTCAGAATCCTGATCGAGCCACAGCAAGAACTCTGAAACGCTCTGCTCCGATGGTCGATGCATCCACACGCGTTAGCGCCGTTGCTTCGAGCATGCTTCAGAATCTTCGCCAACCTGGCATTATCATCACCGACGGCCCCCGATTCGCGGGGTGGTGTGATCGTGATGCGATCTTGCGGGCAGCAAGCGATGGTCGAGCGTCGCTTCCGATATCATTCCTGATCGGCTCCAGCCGGACAACCGTGGATGCGACCATGGGTCTCGTCGAGGCACTCGAACACGCATCGGCTCGCGATGATCACTCGCTTGCGTCACCGCTGGTGGTTGCCGATGGCGAAGACCTGATCGGTATCGTGACAATGGGCGATCTGCTGCAGGCTGCTGCCGGTGCCTGCCGTTCGATCCAGTTCCGCCACGCGCCACTGACCGGATTGCCCGGCCGCGTGCGCACGGACCAGCACCTGCGCGATCTGCTGGAATCGCCCGAGCCTGGCCTCGAGCATGACGTGACATTCGTTGATCTCCGCAAGTTCAGCAAGTTCAACCAGACATATGGCTACGAACTCGGCGATCAGGTGATCCAGCAGTTGGTCCTTGAGATTCGAACCACTTTGCTCGAAAGTGCTGCGGATGCATTTGTCGGGCATCTGGGCGATGACCAGTTTCTCGTGTCGGCTCCATCCAATCGGATGCGCCATCGCATCGAGGAATTTATACAGCAGTTTGAACGAATCGTTCCGCACCCGTTGCAAAGCGAGCCATCCGATCGCACGCCAAGCCATGAAACTCCCGGAGTACGGTTGATCCTTATCGAATCGGCGGTTCCCTACTGCAAAGACGTCAGCGAGCTTTACCGCGCACGCACCGAACTGAGGGCGCAGTTGTACGCTGGCGGCGGCACTTCTTGCGGCCGAAGTTCGCAGTACATTCGCGCGAACGCTGCCGCACACATGAAAGTGCTGCGTTCACTCAAAGCCTCAGCGTAA
- the groL gene encoding chaperonin GroEL (60 kDa chaperone family; promotes refolding of misfolded polypeptides especially under stressful conditions; forms two stacked rings of heptamers to form a barrel-shaped 14mer; ends can be capped by GroES; misfolded proteins enter the barrel where they are refolded when GroES binds) — translation MATKELVFDIEARQALLSGVEKLAKAVKATLGPRGRNAVIDKSWGGPSVTKDGVTVAEEIELINKAENMGALLVKEAASKTSDVAGDGTTTATVLAEALFREGLRHIAAGVDANALVRGLKKAVEVATKSIDEMATPIKGKQDIANVASISANNDPEIGKIMADAFEKVGKDGVITVEEGKSLETEVTVVEGMQFDRGYLSPNFVTNVDDMKVEFDKCLVLVHEDKIDNISKLVPLLEKVMQAKKPLVIIAEDVTGEALSTLVINKLRGTLQVCAVKAPGYGDRRKAMLQDLAVLTGGKAFMKDLGVELDKIDLAELGLAKKIEITSDTTTVIEGAGATKDIQARIGQIRNEIENASSDYDREKLQERLAKLAGGVAQINVGAASEAELKEKKARVEDALHATRAAVAEGIVPGGGVSFIRARKAIEGLKEWKAVFGKGDVSASEFGHVKYDYAAGMQVVHSALQVPLRTIAENAGAKGTVVVSKVAESTDVNFGYNALTDTYENLLKSGVITPAKVDRSALQNAASVATILLAADCIVTEKPEPKSEHAGHDHGHGGGMGGGMGGMPGMGGMGGMGGMGF, via the coding sequence ATGGCTACCAAGGAACTGGTCTTTGATATCGAAGCACGTCAAGCCCTTCTCTCGGGCGTCGAAAAACTCGCCAAGGCGGTCAAGGCGACCTTGGGCCCACGCGGGCGCAATGCGGTCATCGACAAGTCGTGGGGCGGTCCGAGCGTGACCAAGGACGGCGTCACCGTCGCTGAGGAAATCGAACTGATCAACAAGGCAGAGAACATGGGAGCCTTGCTCGTCAAGGAAGCCGCGAGCAAGACATCGGACGTTGCGGGCGATGGCACGACGACGGCCACGGTGCTTGCCGAGGCCTTGTTCCGCGAAGGTCTGAGGCACATCGCTGCGGGCGTCGACGCCAACGCGCTGGTTCGCGGCCTGAAGAAGGCCGTCGAGGTCGCGACCAAGAGCATCGACGAAATGGCAACACCCATCAAGGGCAAGCAGGACATCGCGAATGTCGCCTCGATCAGTGCCAACAACGATCCCGAGATCGGCAAGATCATGGCAGACGCGTTCGAAAAGGTCGGCAAGGACGGCGTAATCACGGTCGAAGAAGGCAAGAGCCTGGAAACCGAAGTAACGGTCGTCGAGGGCATGCAGTTCGATCGCGGCTATCTGTCACCGAACTTCGTGACGAATGTCGATGACATGAAGGTCGAGTTTGACAAGTGCCTGGTGCTGGTGCATGAGGACAAGATCGACAATATTTCGAAACTTGTGCCTTTGCTCGAAAAAGTGATGCAGGCCAAGAAGCCTCTGGTCATTATCGCTGAGGACGTGACCGGCGAGGCGTTGAGCACACTGGTGATCAACAAGCTGCGTGGCACACTTCAGGTCTGTGCTGTCAAGGCTCCGGGGTATGGCGATCGTCGTAAGGCAATGCTTCAGGACCTCGCGGTGCTGACGGGCGGCAAGGCATTCATGAAGGATCTGGGCGTCGAGCTCGACAAGATCGACTTGGCGGAGCTTGGTCTGGCCAAGAAGATCGAGATTACGAGCGACACGACGACCGTGATCGAGGGTGCGGGCGCGACCAAGGACATTCAGGCCCGGATCGGCCAGATCCGCAACGAGATCGAGAACGCCTCAAGCGACTACGACCGCGAGAAACTGCAGGAACGCCTCGCGAAGCTCGCGGGCGGCGTGGCGCAAATCAATGTTGGCGCTGCTTCGGAGGCTGAACTCAAGGAAAAGAAGGCTCGCGTCGAGGATGCCCTGCATGCGACGCGTGCTGCAGTGGCCGAGGGCATTGTGCCCGGTGGCGGCGTGTCATTCATTCGCGCACGCAAAGCGATCGAAGGCCTGAAAGAATGGAAAGCCGTTTTTGGCAAGGGTGATGTGTCCGCGAGCGAATTCGGACACGTCAAGTACGACTACGCAGCCGGGATGCAGGTTGTGCACAGTGCACTTCAAGTTCCGTTGCGGACCATCGCAGAAAATGCTGGCGCGAAGGGTACAGTCGTGGTGTCGAAGGTCGCGGAATCGACTGACGTGAATTTCGGCTACAACGCGCTGACGGATACATACGAGAACCTGCTCAAGTCGGGCGTGATTACCCCTGCCAAGGTTGATCGCTCAGCACTGCAGAATGCGGCAAGCGTGGCGACAATCCTTCTCGCAGCCGATTGCATCGTCACAGAAAAGCCGGAACCGAAGAGCGAGCACGCGGGGCATGACCACGGCCACGGCGGAGGCATGGGAGGTGGCATGGGCGGCATGCCGGGCATGGGTGGCATGGGTGGCATGGGCGGGATGGGGTTCTAG
- a CDS encoding DUF2752 domain-containing protein, translating to MVLADDANGGRLRRRFAGAVVAAVTLLILVVAAWLNPSTDGHGTHTQLGLAPCSWAVTWNQPCATCGMTTSFAHAADGKLGASASVQPFGMLLALGSSVAFWGGCHIAVAGNRLGVVWMAMLRPRVVIAGVLLFALAWLYKILTWQG from the coding sequence ATGGTCTTGGCCGATGACGCGAATGGCGGACGGCTTCGCCGCCGATTTGCCGGGGCAGTGGTGGCGGCTGTCACGCTGCTCATCCTTGTGGTGGCGGCGTGGCTCAATCCCAGCACTGACGGACATGGCACACACACGCAACTGGGGCTTGCCCCCTGCTCCTGGGCAGTGACATGGAATCAACCCTGCGCAACCTGCGGCATGACAACCTCTTTCGCCCACGCGGCGGATGGAAAACTGGGGGCTTCGGCCTCGGTTCAACCATTCGGTATGCTGCTCGCATTGGGATCAAGTGTCGCTTTTTGGGGGGGGTGCCATATCGCGGTGGCTGGAAACCGCCTTGGTGTCGTCTGGATGGCCATGCTTCGCCCCAGAGTCGTCATAGCGGGAGTACTCTTGTTTGCGTTGGCCTGGTTGTACAAGATTCTGACGTGGCAGGGCTGA
- a CDS encoding NADH-quinone oxidoreductase subunit A: MLLASTDVSAYLPIFLMLMAAIAFGVGNVVATLIIGPKREGKTKGVAYESGMTPVATARKRFNVRFYLIAMVFLVFDVEVVFLYPWAATFANLQPGSDQSLIWLVRILFFLFTTVVAYLYGFRKGVFRFD, from the coding sequence ATGCTTCTCGCGTCCACCGATGTTTCCGCGTATCTCCCGATTTTTCTCATGCTCATGGCTGCAATTGCCTTTGGCGTGGGCAACGTGGTCGCCACCCTCATCATCGGCCCTAAGCGCGAGGGCAAGACCAAAGGGGTCGCGTACGAAAGCGGCATGACCCCCGTGGCTACCGCTCGCAAACGCTTCAACGTGCGCTTTTACCTCATCGCGATGGTCTTCCTTGTGTTCGACGTTGAAGTCGTGTTCCTGTATCCTTGGGCAGCCACGTTCGCAAACCTCCAGCCTGGCAGCGACCAGAGCCTCATCTGGCTCGTCCGTATTCTCTTTTTCCTGTTCACCACAGTTGTGGCCTATTTGTACGGTTTTCGCAAGGGTGTATTCAGGTTCGATTGA